The genomic stretch AGCTCTCCGTTCTTATCGCCAAGAAGCTTAACTGTCACTGTTTGTTCTGTGACGTTCTCGACAAAGGCTTCAAGCCAAACctaaaaatgttaaaacaTTTCGCACATAATCGGTTTTACCTCATCTTTACAAGGAACAAATATGTATGTTCCTGGtgtcaattttaaattatcatttGCCATCTGTTTTACTTCGAATTAATACATTATTGTTAtgattacacattaatCTTTAAAACAGATATACtgtcatttatatatattataatattttacacaatgaagagaaacataaatttagaaaGAATTTAAGAAAAATGGGAATAAACAAGTGTAAACAGACACTTccaataaaattacaaatactCAAGTGGCTACTATTAAGTTATACAAGTGCCtcaataaaatacacacgtaaaaacaagtaacaatcaaataaaatcCGAtatagaaaaaacaaatttaaatcattgCGATAGCCGGGACTCGAACCCGGGCCCCAACCTTGGGAGGGTTGGATCCTACCCCTGGACCACTAACGCTCATGGGTGCGACTATTTTGTCAATCTAAATCAttttcaatatttaaatttaaataaatttgaaatataattatttttgtttaattatatatattatttgtttttgaaTTATGCTTTGATtcatattgtatatttatggaATCCATGAAAAAATTTACACAGAAGTTGATAGATGACCTTTATATACGATTATTACACTTGTTTACATATGCTTGACACTTATTTAACTGATTACTTGCTATCTATACATCCATAGATTACACATCTAGGAAGGATGCAAATACGGATAAAGaagtattataaaaattccTTGGTCcataaaaacatattattttatgataAACAATAAGAAAATtcttattaaataatagtttTAAAGTTTGGTAGGTACTAAATAGTTGTTTTTGGAAAATCAGTGTAAAAACAGCGGGGTACATAATTCGAACATttttagataaataaagCAAATATGATCACaaaacaattttttatcttaaatttattgtaaataaaacctagttttaattgttttaaaatttatttaaaatttattataaccAATATGGGAAATCATGTTACACAATTTAAACTATAATTGGATGGATCAATTATCGGCTGGCACTTTAAACGAAAGCCCAGCGATTAGCGAACTAACATATGAATATATCAGAAGGATTCCTATTACAGAATCACTAACTAGAGTTTTTAGAGGCGATTACctaaaaaaatggaaaagaTCAGTACCACTGACCTCAATCAACCCATCAGATAGTCCAGAAACACTGGAGCCTCACCCTCAAGGCATAAAGAGGATATTTAGTACCCTCCCAAAGGGAAAATCGCATGAACGCTTCTTCTGGGTGTGCCAAGTCTGCGATACGCTGTTTCTAAGATGGCACTCCAGGAGAAAAGCGAGCTTCGAGAGCATATTCCCACTATGCGCAGTGAAGTCTATACACAGAGCAGACGAATTGTCATTCTTCGACAAAAGGGAGCCTTTTGATGGAATCGATATGAAACAAGTGTTCGTGATAAACGGAAGAGTTGGACTATATTTGGCAGCGGAGTCAGAAAGAGAGGCCTTGCTGTGGATATCAGGGTTGTATTTTGCGTCGAGATACGCCAGAAGCGAGTACGCTCTAAACTGGATAACAAACTCGCCACTGTATAACAATTATCTGTCAACACaaaggaggaggacgacaGGTATGATAAGTAGACTAAAAGTGCAGTTtggaaaattaaaatagttgTACACATGTAGCACAGGAgcattaataaaacaatgtgtagattCGGATCACCAATTCAACTCtaagaacctgaaggcaGTGCTGAAAGAAAAGAGGTTTAGCCTGAAGGCAATGGGCAACTACGATCTGATGAAGGAAATCGACGAGGAGTTCGCACTGCCAGTTAACCTATCGCACCTGGTGGAGTTCATGGAGGCGACGTCGCTCATATCGAGGCCGGAAAACGTGGATAAAATAGCGATGTTCGTGAAAAGGATCCTGGAGTACAGAAACAAAGTTAACAACAGCTTCGTGCAAATGACAGCATCGCTGGACAGGGGGATGACGCCAGAGCAGATGCTGAAGGCAGCGACGGAGCACCTGGAGTCGCTGAACGTGGACTACAGGCTCTTCAAGGGAGAAATCACGATGCTGTACCCACTGCTGACGGACGAGGAGGCGCAGGATCTGTTCTACAGCATCGTGAGGCAGTGCGCGCTGAGAATAGTGCTGAACACGGGAGGAGGGAGCAGCCTGGAGTTCATGCAGTCGCTGCCGACGGAAAACTACGAGCTTTTCATGAAGAGAGTGCAGTCGGCAGACCTGAACGAGATGACGACGAACGTGATATCTCTGGGAGAGGCGCTGAAGCCAATCACGTACATCATGGACGCAGAGCCCTCGGAGGGGCCAGTGGTGTGCTTCAAGAAGTCGCTGAAGCCGAGGGTGCCAGTGCGCTTCCTGACGCTGCTGGGATTCAACTGGTCTCTCGCGCAGAGCTTCAACAGCATCTGCATCCCGCAGGACAGCGAGGAGCTGGTGAACACGCTCTCGCTGACCATGTCGGACTTCTGGATCTCGAGCAGCCACAACACGTACCTGGTGGGAGACCAGCTGGGCGGCTCGGCGACGGCGAGCGCACTCGCGGAGGCGCTGATCAGAGGCTGCAGGTGCATAGAGCTCGACTGCCAGGACGGAGACGAGGAGCCGGTGCTCTGCCACGCCTGGAAAAACTGCCACCTCACGGGCTCAGTGACGCTGCGCGAGGGGCTGGCTGCGATCAAAAGCGCCGCCTTCGAGACCTCGATCATGCCAGTGATACTCTCCTTCGAGATGCACTGCTCAGACGACTTTAAGCTCATGGCGGCGGAGCTGGTGAAGCAGATCCTGGGCGAGGAGCTGTTCCTGCTGGACGAGTCGGACCCAGTGGACCTGGCGGCGACGGTGGAGATAGGAACTCTGGTGCGCAAGTTCATCGTGAAGGCGAAGTACAAGTCGCCGGAGACGTCCCTCATGGGCCCCGGAGAGTCGGAGTGGCAGGCGCTGATAACGCTGCGGGGCATCGACATCGAGGAGGTCGACGAGAGCAACATCGACAAGATCAAGAGCAACACGGTATTCGCGATCTCGGagacgaagctgctgaagctgaataAAAGGAGCAACCTGATCCAGATGCTCTCAGAGCACTGCTTCGTGCGCGTGTACCCGTCGGCCACGAGGCTCGCGAGCACGAACTTCTGCCCAGTCAACGCGTGGAGCATGGGAGTGCAGTTCGCAGCGCTCAACTTCCAGTCGCACGACAGGTCGATGCTGATCAACCACGGAAGGTTCTACAACTCGCAGGGCTACGTGCCGAAGCTGATCTACCGCAACCTGGAGCCGTCGCTCCACAGCGGCATCAACGGCCGCGACTTCGGCGGCGAGGGCCGCGCGGACCCGAGGCGGCTGAACAACGACCTCATTCTCAAGGTACACGTGCTGAGCGGCACGCAACTGCCGAGCACGTTCGGCTACCAGGAGAAGAACTACGCGAACTCATTCTGGAACGTGCTGTACTCGATAGAGCGCGAGGGCTGTCCGCTGGACACCACGCACATAAAGCAGCCCAGGGGCGCCGCcaggaaggagaagaagaagctgaaggcTGCAATCGAGGCGGGGCTGATGGtcgacgaggacgacgagCAGTCGACGCTCTACGAGGTCATCGACAAGTCGGCGCGCGTCGTCGCCTCGAACCCGGAGAGGCTCTGCCCCTTCGTGGAGGTGGCCGTGGTGGGCCAGGGCGAGGCCTCGTACAAGACGAAGCCCGTCAACTTCAACTCGTTCAACCCGGTCTGGTCCGAGTCCAGCGGGCCCTTCGAGTTTAAAATACGCGACCCGAACAAGGCGATCATCCTCTTCGACGTGAAGCACTTCGACACGATATCGTCCGAGACCGTGGGCCAGGCCGCCTTCCCGGTGAGCAGGCTGAGGCCCGGAATCCGGTGggtgcagctgctggactcGAAGTTCATGGAGATCGAGAGCTGCGGACTCCTCGTCCACGTGCAGATGAAGTTCAAGTGAGGCGGCCGCGCCGCTTGGCCGCCAGCCAACACGCTGACGCTAATGTATCTGTTAGTAGCATTTGTTAGTGACATGTGCTAGTAGTATTTATTAGTAGcatattttataacattGTGTTAGTAGCATTTATTAGTAACATGTGTTGGAAGCGACCATGTACAATTCATCAATAGATTAGTTACAGTAGTGCGTGTGACCGCCTTACAGTTTTGTGGACGAAGCCAGCGAACTCGGTTACAGGGAAACGGGAGCTGGAGTGCCTGAGGCAACACCGTTGCGAAGCGCGATTTACTGCGGCCCTTGCAGAAGCCTAGTCTTCGGGGATAACTGCGGGCAGGGAGTGCTTGAAGCAGAGCATTGCGAGCCACTTTACGATCCGCATCGCCAGGAACCAGAGGAACGTGTTGAAGGCCAGCGTCGAGTAGTAGCACTTCTCGTAGTGCGTGCTGGAGCCCCAAAGCGGGTTCACCACGCAGTAGGTGGGACTGCAGGTGTTCACGTCCGAGTGCTGCAGGTACGTGAGCAGCTTGCGGGGTGCCGGCAGGCCCAGGCGCTCGGGGGAGGGCGTGTGGTCCCTCAGGGCCGACTTGCAGGAGTCGCAGGGGAACCTGTCCAGGTTCTCGAGGCAGTCGCTGCAGGAGGCCCTATGGCAGTGGTAGACCATGTAAAGGCTCAGCGCGAGGGCCAGGGCGCCCAGGGCCAGGAAGATCGCGCCCTTCCGTCTGAGGTACCTGAGGTCCACCGGGTCCTCCCTGAAGAGGTCTATGTTGAAGTAGCCCTTAGGGAGGATCCTGGCCAGCCTGTCAATTCCACATTCGTGCTCTTCGCCAGCCTTCTCGGGCTCCGGAAGGTGTATCTCCGAGGTCGTGTATTTGTACTTTTCGTAGAACCTATCTACCCACATCTGCTGAGAACACgtaaacacacattttaaacgCGGTTGAGCATGAATATctaatgtacattaaaatttatgacTGGGCTAGTTATTGGGTGAAACGATTAAAGTGTCCTTCCATCCCCTACTCTGGAGTATTTTCCTCCTAAATTGGTCCGTAAGTCCTTTTAAATTACCTGGTTTGGTAGTAGAAGTTGAAATGGTGTTCGTGTGTGCCATCGGCTCTGATGTGCAACACGAAGGGATTCTGTCCGCTGTCGTAGTAAAACAGAGCCACGTCGTTTCGATTATCCCCCGTTCCGTCCACAAAGCGCGGTTGCCGCGCCTCCTCCGTGGCTTCGACCACACGCGTCCCGTCGTTGCCTCCATTATCTTGCGATTCCGCCCTCATGTTGCCCCCGCCGACCCGTGTGCCGTCGACGTTCCCGTACAATGCCGTTATGTCAATGGTGTAGGGGAACTGGCGCACGAACGTCCTCGAGTCCTTGATCGCGCTCGCCACCGATTTGATTGCCGCTGCGTTCTCCTCGCTCCTCGACCACGAGAGGTCCTTGTACTCGTCCACAATTTTCAGGAAGTCCTTCCAGGCCACGTCGCTTCCTCCGCTCAGTCTGACCAGACTCGCCACCACCTACGGAATTCTTGTGATGCGTGTACTTCGTACCGTCAGCAGGTGCGTGTTGAAGTGCTTGGGCTTGAGCTGTGTGAACTTTCTGACCACCTTCAGCAACGTCGCCGAATACAGGTGGTAGCCCACCGCCACCATGTCCCAGATCAGCGACGACAGGTCATATTCGTCGAACTCCTTTATTTTCCTGTCGACGTGCTCCTCTAGAGTTTGAAATAGCTCCTTGGACTCTATTCTTCCGAGGATGCCGAAATACCTCAGTATTTTGACCACATCGACTCCATCTTTTCTTCCCCTTAACACCCTTGTTGCCAACTGCTCCACTTCACTGGTTCTCGCCTGAATGGAGACCATTCCTGCTAAGAGTTCGAGCAGCTCCTCGTAGTCAACTTCCTCTTTCGCCCTGACGCTTTCCAGGAAGTGCACTATGAACCTATAGAAGTCCTGCGATTCCTCCGGCCCGAGCTTCACTTCGGAAGACAACTTGATTATCGGCACCAGTTCTTTCACAGAGCATTCTGAAACTTGACTCAGGCTTGACGTTATCAGCTTAAACATTCTATTTTCCACCATTCCGAGTGCAGAGCAGCTTCTAAAATAACCAATTAACCAGAGGTGATGTGTCATTTCAGGTCACAGCCTGTAGGCTATACGAGACTAGTAAAACAAGTTTAATAAAGCTGGGTGTACACATATACGTCTACATAGGTTCGTCTTACTTTGCGATATGCACCAGGTGCTTCAGATGTAACCAGTCTGGAAAGCTTTCAGCCAATGTTATCGTCTGGTAGTACAGACCATACTGAGGCACCCTGGCCATGGCAAGTGACTCGAATATTCTACACACCATGTTTGCGTTTTTGAAATACGCAACTCTGCTTTGCAAATACTCAGCCAGCTTATTATAGATTGCCGCCTCTGAACAACGGTTAACTCTTGTGGCGTCGACTTACT from Theileria orientalis strain Shintoku DNA, chromosome 1, complete genome encodes the following:
- a CDS encoding 1-phosphatidylinositol-4,5-bisphosphate phosphodiesterase, with the protein product MLHNLNYNWMDQLSAGTLNESPAISELTYEYIRRIPITESLTRVFRGDYLKKWKRSVPLTSINPSDSPETLEPHPQGIKRIFSTLPKGKSHERFFWVCQVCDTLFLRWHSRRKASFESIFPLCAVKSIHRADELSFFDKREPFDGIDMKQVFVINGRVGLYLAAESEREALLWISGLYFASRYARSEYALNWITNSPLYNNYLSTQRRRTTDSDHQFNSKNLKAVLKEKRFSLKAMGNYDLMKEIDEEFALPVNLSHLVEFMEATSLISRPENVDKIAMFVKRILEYRNKVNNSFVQMTASLDRGMTPEQMLKAATEHLESLNVDYRLFKGEITMLYPLLTDEEAQDLFYSIVRQCALRIVLNTGGGSSLEFMQSLPTENYELFMKRVQSADLNEMTTNVISLGEALKPITYIMDAEPSEGPVVCFKKSLKPRVPVRFLTLLGFNWSLAQSFNSICIPQDSEELVNTLSLTMSDFWISSSHNTYLVGDQLGGSATASALAEALIRGCRCIELDCQDGDEEPVLCHAWKNCHLTGSVTLREGLAAIKSAAFETSIMPVILSFEMHCSDDFKLMAAELVKQILGEELFLLDESDPVDLAATVEIGTLVRKFIVKAKYKSPETSLMGPGESEWQALITLRGIDIEEVDESNIDKIKSNTVFAISETKLLKLNKRSNLIQMLSEHCFVRVYPSATRLASTNFCPVNAWSMGVQFAALNFQSHDRSMLINHGRFYNSQGYVPKLIYRNLEPSLHSGINGRDFGGEGRADPRRLNNDLILKVHVLSGTQLPSTFGYQEKNYANSFWNVLYSIEREGCPLDTTHIKQPRGAARKEKKKLKAAIEAGLMVDEDDEQSTLYEVIDKSARVVASNPERLCPFVEVAVVGQGEASYKTKPVNFNSFNPVWSESSGPFEFKIRDPNKAIILFDVKHFDTISSETVGQAAFPVSRLRPGIRWVQLLDSKFMEIESCGLLVHVQMKFK